From Thermotoga sp. Ku-13t, the proteins below share one genomic window:
- a CDS encoding PD40 domain-containing protein — MKKSLVILLLMFVMSCFAYVGLKVVLASDEQGKKVLDDVARSILTLVPENVRVVLETNQVKLTANEHIEVQEEFTLNFSITYDATKNSYYASWMESSNVVYSCSYSPKEERPYRDFVRECAHYPLEKVALRLLMKNAFGKYLRITYHPSVDEYSSFSPDGKYFAFITDRLGGNRNIALLDLQQGSLRVLPVHGSSEYFPRFSPDGTRLAFQGSLHGFWNIYIMPIEDYAKNIVLISAGNAPAYSPAWFDANTLLYVQDTETGNAMYRATLARRRSKLNIEGFDMVFSPAAYGQTIYFVGLREANFGIYALTPEGNVVCIEDGFYNEHDPAISPDGRYLAYSCNCLGYYAIWVKDLETGEKWCLTEELKQDAFYPSFSPDGQLVGFSASEGFFEPDIWFVRFFKPSDSQAQSSLP, encoded by the coding sequence ATGAAAAAGTCTCTGGTGATTCTCTTACTTATGTTCGTGATGAGCTGTTTTGCATACGTTGGTCTGAAGGTCGTTCTGGCCTCAGACGAACAGGGCAAGAAGGTTCTGGACGATGTGGCTAGATCGATTCTCACACTCGTTCCTGAAAACGTGCGCGTTGTGCTCGAAACTAACCAGGTAAAACTGACTGCGAACGAGCACATAGAAGTTCAGGAGGAATTCACGCTCAACTTTTCCATCACCTACGACGCGACAAAGAACAGCTATTACGCGAGCTGGATGGAGTCTAGCAACGTGGTTTACAGCTGCAGCTACTCGCCAAAGGAAGAGAGGCCTTACCGGGACTTCGTGAGAGAGTGTGCGCACTATCCTCTGGAAAAGGTTGCACTCAGATTGTTAATGAAGAACGCCTTTGGAAAATACCTGCGCATCACTTACCATCCTTCTGTGGATGAGTACAGCAGTTTCAGTCCAGACGGTAAGTATTTTGCGTTCATAACCGACAGGCTCGGTGGCAACAGGAACATAGCCCTGCTGGATTTGCAGCAGGGAAGTCTCAGAGTTTTGCCCGTTCATGGCAGCAGCGAGTACTTTCCGAGGTTCTCCCCAGACGGTACCAGACTCGCCTTTCAAGGATCACTGCATGGTTTCTGGAACATCTACATCATGCCCATTGAGGACTACGCGAAAAACATCGTCCTCATCTCTGCGGGCAACGCGCCAGCCTACTCGCCTGCCTGGTTCGACGCGAACACTCTTCTGTACGTGCAGGACACCGAGACCGGTAACGCCATGTACCGTGCCACGCTCGCTCGGCGTCGCAGCAAGCTGAACATAGAAGGCTTCGACATGGTGTTCTCTCCCGCTGCGTACGGTCAGACGATCTACTTCGTGGGACTGAGAGAAGCGAACTTTGGAATCTACGCGCTCACTCCCGAAGGAAATGTTGTCTGCATAGAGGATGGTTTTTACAACGAACATGATCCTGCGATCTCACCAGACGGGAGATACCTGGCTTATTCTTGCAACTGTCTCGGTTACTACGCGATATGGGTTAAGGACCTGGAGACGGGCGAAAAATGGTGCCTCACAGAAGAGTTGAAGCAAGACGCATTTTATCCATCCTTCTCACCAGATGGACAACTCGTTGGCTTCAGCGCCAGCGAAGGTTTCTTCGAACCGGACATCTGGTTCGTGAGATTTTTCAAACCTTCAGACTCTCAAGCGCAATCTTCTCTTCCTTAG
- a CDS encoding OadG family protein: MSNTTIFVVGMGSVFLTFVILYIIFVIMGKIFTASQRKASGTTASAAETSVKAEEKVEPESSEPIEAVIIGAVMAYMSSEQKATAQPKGRIFTLEERTMSWRKSGWKGARGWRASSGW; the protein is encoded by the coding sequence GTGTCGAACACTACAATTTTTGTCGTTGGTATGGGGTCTGTTTTCCTCACCTTCGTCATTCTGTACATCATCTTCGTGATAATGGGAAAGATCTTCACGGCGAGTCAACGCAAAGCTTCCGGCACCACAGCCAGCGCCGCAGAAACGAGTGTGAAAGCAGAAGAGAAAGTCGAACCAGAATCCAGTGAACCCATCGAGGCAGTCATAATCGGAGCGGTGATGGCCTACATGAGCTCGGAGCAGAAGGCAACAGCACAGCCAAAAGGAAGGATCTTCACCCTTGAAGAGAGAACGATGAGCTGGAGAAAGAGTGGATGGAAAGGAGCGAGAGGATGGCGCGCAAGTTCCGGGTGGTGA
- the mce gene encoding methylmalonyl-CoA epimerase gives MQVNRIDHVGIAVRNASERLKFYTDFLGLKDVHTEELPERGLRVYMIRVGESKIELLEPISEQSEINKFLESKGEGIHHIAFNVTGINEAVELAKKLGFQPLSDAPRPGAGGTRVLFLHPKSVGGVLVELVEGHH, from the coding sequence GTGCAGGTTAACAGGATAGATCACGTGGGGATCGCGGTGAGGAACGCTTCAGAAAGATTGAAGTTCTACACTGATTTTCTTGGTTTGAAGGACGTTCACACGGAAGAGCTTCCTGAGAGGGGTCTGCGCGTCTACATGATAAGGGTGGGGGAGAGCAAGATCGAGCTTCTGGAACCCATCAGCGAACAGTCGGAGATCAACAAGTTTCTGGAGAGCAAAGGTGAAGGCATCCACCACATCGCCTTCAACGTGACGGGGATAAACGAAGCGGTAGAACTCGCCAAAAAGTTGGGTTTCCAGCCTCTTTCTGATGCTCCAAGACCTGGCGCGGGAGGGACGCGCGTGCTGTTTCTGCATCCGAAGTCAGTCGGTGGAGTCCTCGTCGAACTGGTAGAAGGTCATCATTGA
- a CDS encoding TMEM198/TM7SF3 family protein has protein sequence MNLEFLKPHVVLELWYLVVPISVFVVLAAKYLENILMPMLGFMLGGFFVSPMLIEWMGKVEFLKGIQQKLLENYTLNLIFVVVLGLLCGAVLYGLYKIFVFLAGFLAGGALGYFVTQLVIRERHLGTLGQLDLNILIPIGVGIALGVICGLIAVKKSAQVLAVISLLVASYLLAFSAVGWLYVWIAKSPKQEVSKLFESQPIVFALFFVWLILFVFGLSLNFRKRARQAPKGKETDKINQ, from the coding sequence GTGAATTTAGAATTTCTCAAACCTCACGTGGTTCTCGAACTCTGGTACCTCGTCGTACCCATAAGCGTCTTCGTCGTCCTGGCCGCGAAATATTTGGAGAACATCCTCATGCCGATGCTCGGTTTCATGCTCGGCGGATTTTTCGTCAGCCCTATGCTCATCGAGTGGATGGGCAAAGTGGAGTTCTTGAAGGGCATACAGCAAAAATTGCTCGAAAACTATACACTGAATCTCATCTTCGTGGTCGTCCTTGGACTTCTGTGCGGAGCTGTGCTGTACGGTCTGTACAAAATCTTCGTGTTTCTTGCAGGCTTTCTTGCCGGTGGGGCGCTGGGCTATTTCGTGACTCAACTTGTAATTCGAGAGAGACATCTCGGTACCTTAGGTCAGCTAGATCTCAACATACTGATCCCAATTGGAGTGGGGATCGCCCTCGGAGTGATCTGCGGACTGATAGCAGTTAAAAAGAGTGCACAGGTGCTGGCTGTCATATCTTTGCTTGTTGCGAGTTATCTTCTAGCCTTCTCTGCCGTCGGCTGGTTGTACGTGTGGATCGCGAAAAGCCCCAAACAGGAAGTGTCAAAGCTGTTCGAGAGTCAACCGATCGTTTTTGCGCTGTTCTTCGTTTGGTTGATCCTTTTCGTTTTCGGACTGTCTCTGAATTTTCGAAAGAGGGCCAGACAGGCCCCCAAAGGAAAAGAAACTGACAAGATCAATCAGTGA
- a CDS encoding flagellar protein FlaG yields MSTDPVRMDPQRNMNLERVQTGSLKQLQLNVQRIAEESSRKQKEDSVDLSKTMESLRKTFEKLSRFFKTEAQFTIERELNMIIIKIKDRETGEIVRQIPPEVAVKIAKNLQELIGILFDEKV; encoded by the coding sequence ATGAGCACCGACCCTGTGAGGATGGATCCCCAGCGCAACATGAATCTGGAGAGAGTTCAGACCGGGAGCCTAAAGCAGTTGCAACTGAACGTTCAGAGGATCGCAGAAGAATCTTCTAGGAAGCAGAAAGAAGACAGTGTCGATCTTTCCAAAACGATGGAATCCCTCAGGAAAACGTTCGAGAAATTGAGCAGATTCTTCAAAACAGAAGCCCAGTTCACGATAGAACGTGAACTCAACATGATAATCATCAAGATAAAGGACAGAGAAACCGGCGAGATCGTCAGACAGATCCCACCCGAAGTGGCCGTGAAGATCGCAAAGAACCTTCAAGAATTGATAGGCATACTCTTCGACGAGAAGGTGTGA
- a CDS encoding biotin/lipoyl-containing protein, translated as MARKFRVVINNKEYIVEVEEIGGSPIVQSVQPVVEKPQQVERPQQVPVQAAKPEPVKAESPKEQVAPKTGGVEVKAPMSGLIVKVHVSEGQQVKRGQKLLVLEAMKMENDIISEHEGTVLKVLVKEGDNVETQQTLLIIG; from the coding sequence ATGGCGCGCAAGTTCCGGGTGGTGATAAACAACAAAGAATACATCGTTGAGGTTGAGGAGATCGGAGGTTCTCCGATCGTTCAGTCTGTTCAACCGGTGGTTGAAAAACCACAGCAAGTTGAAAGGCCACAGCAGGTGCCAGTACAAGCTGCAAAACCAGAGCCTGTCAAGGCAGAATCGCCAAAGGAGCAAGTTGCACCGAAGACTGGTGGCGTTGAAGTCAAAGCGCCCATGTCTGGGCTCATCGTCAAGGTGCACGTGAGCGAAGGGCAGCAGGTGAAGCGTGGTCAGAAACTTTTGGTCCTCGAGGCCATGAAGATGGAGAACGACATCATCAGCGAGCACGAAGGCACCGTGCTCAAAGTTCTCGTGAAGGAAGGAGACAACGTCGAGACCCAGCAGACGCTACTCATCATAGGCTGA
- a CDS encoding SRPBCC domain-containing protein has product MLQTVKMHFVEHFKVPVEKLWNILVCPNGWDPWFTDGMRMELFEGGQIHFRWKRITADEVVEDRGVVVFMQPLKVFEFWWYEYEDGFRSRVKMTFTPDGNEGTWLKVEDSVLIDGERELPIALGCAYGWGQMLCLAKAYAERGLILI; this is encoded by the coding sequence ATGCTTCAAACTGTGAAGATGCACTTCGTGGAACATTTCAAAGTGCCTGTGGAAAAGTTGTGGAACATCCTCGTCTGCCCGAACGGCTGGGATCCGTGGTTCACGGACGGCATGAGGATGGAGCTCTTCGAAGGCGGGCAGATCCACTTTCGATGGAAGAGGATCACGGCAGACGAGGTGGTCGAGGACCGTGGCGTTGTGGTGTTCATGCAGCCACTGAAAGTTTTCGAATTCTGGTGGTACGAATACGAAGACGGTTTCAGATCGAGGGTGAAGATGACGTTCACGCCGGATGGAAACGAAGGAACCTGGTTGAAGGTCGAGGACTCCGTTCTCATCGACGGTGAGAGGGAACTGCCGATCGCTCTCGGTTGTGCTTACGGCTGGGGACAGATGCTCTGCCTGGCAAAAGCTTACGCCGAGCGCGGTTTGATCCTCATTTAA
- a CDS encoding thioredoxin fold domain-containing protein has translation MKRFSVILFTLVAIFSLAQGVLLNDVDVAAKLARIEQKKLAIVFTTQTCPYCVKLKNETLTDKTVKQLIMANFIFVEAMYDTRKTTNIFGQSMNYAQLFDYFNVSGVPTTWFLTSEATPLVYLPGYAPANVFAQVLRYVYQEIKEDFSQYAKKKDDFMGEKKLLKVTAEEADFVLKNDPNAILVDSSIDKPDIFKVHIAKNEDIANRLLELGVFRVLLITD, from the coding sequence ATGAAAAGATTTTCGGTGATCCTTTTCACACTTGTTGCCATCTTCAGTCTCGCACAGGGTGTTCTTCTGAACGATGTGGACGTTGCGGCGAAACTGGCGAGGATCGAACAGAAAAAACTGGCGATCGTTTTCACTACTCAAACCTGTCCGTACTGTGTGAAGCTCAAGAACGAAACGCTCACCGACAAAACCGTGAAACAGCTGATCATGGCGAACTTCATCTTCGTCGAGGCTATGTACGACACCAGGAAAACCACGAACATCTTCGGCCAATCGATGAATTACGCTCAACTTTTTGATTATTTCAACGTCAGTGGAGTTCCGACCACATGGTTTTTGACCAGCGAGGCCACGCCACTGGTGTACCTACCCGGTTACGCTCCGGCGAACGTGTTCGCCCAGGTATTGAGGTACGTTTATCAGGAAATCAAGGAGGACTTCTCACAGTATGCGAAGAAGAAGGACGATTTTATGGGTGAGAAAAAACTCTTGAAGGTGACAGCAGAAGAAGCTGACTTCGTTTTGAAGAACGATCCAAATGCTATACTTGTCGATTCGTCCATCGACAAACCCGATATCTTCAAAGTTCATATCGCTAAAAACGAAGACATTGCGAACAGACTCTTAGAACTTGGCGTTTTTCGAGTACTTTTGATCACTGATTGA
- a CDS encoding FmdB family zinc ribbon protein yields the protein MPFYRYVCEKCGSEKRVFHGMNETPSIVCDCGAQMKRSIGRVAVVFKGSGFYVTDNRKNESKKEEKSEEAA from the coding sequence ATGCCGTTCTACAGGTACGTGTGTGAGAAATGCGGCTCTGAGAAGCGAGTCTTCCACGGCATGAACGAAACTCCTTCCATCGTTTGCGACTGTGGTGCGCAGATGAAACGATCCATAGGCAGGGTCGCCGTGGTGTTCAAAGGTAGTGGCTTCTACGTCACCGACAACAGAAAGAACGAAAGCAAGAAAGAGGAGAAAAGCGAAGAAGCTGCGTGA
- a CDS encoding chemotaxis protein CheW, which produces MELKVVSFALGEEKFALDIMNIDSIVEVGKIVKLPESADYVEGIMNLRGNVIPIINLKKKFSMPDTGRSSSAKIIVVNMKDKKVGLLVDQVHEVLTLSDKQIEQPPTGVGGTRANFILGIAKLGEELLIILNAEEILSKEEKIALESLKV; this is translated from the coding sequence ATGGAACTCAAGGTCGTCAGCTTCGCCCTGGGTGAGGAAAAGTTCGCACTCGATATCATGAACATAGACAGCATAGTGGAGGTAGGAAAAATCGTAAAACTGCCCGAATCTGCCGATTATGTCGAAGGTATCATGAACCTGCGTGGTAACGTGATACCCATCATCAACCTGAAGAAAAAGTTTTCCATGCCGGACACGGGCAGGTCGAGCTCTGCGAAGATCATCGTCGTCAACATGAAGGACAAAAAGGTCGGCCTGCTGGTCGATCAGGTGCACGAGGTGCTCACTTTGAGCGACAAACAGATAGAGCAGCCTCCAACCGGTGTTGGGGGCACGCGCGCGAATTTCATACTGGGAATAGCCAAACTGGGAGAAGAGCTTTTGATCATACTCAATGCGGAAGAGATACTCTCTAAGGAAGAGAAGATTGCGCTTGAGAGTCTGAAGGTTTGA
- a CDS encoding carboxyl transferase domain-containing protein produces the protein MEELIRNLRELEQKIELGGGTERIEKQHAQGKLTARERISLLLDEGSFVEIDKFVKHRATAFGLDKEELPCDGVVTGIGKINGRMVAVFSQDFTVMGGSLGEMHAKKIMKLMDLAMELGIPLIGINDSGGARIQEGVDSLFGYGGIFYRNTLASGVIPQITLIAGPCAGGAVYSPAITDFVVMIDKTAKMFITGPSVIKAVTGEEISQEDLGGAYVHNSKSGNAHFLATSEQEAIEIIKKLLSYIPQNNLEEPEYIPGDYSLSMSEEINNVVPVEPTKSYDVRKVIEMVVDEGSFFEVHKHYARNIVVGFARIAGMSVGIVANQPSVLAGSLDIDSSDKAARFIRFLDCFNIPIVTFVDTPGYLPGVQQEHGGIIRHGAKLLFAYSEATVPKITVILRKAYGGAYIAMGSKHLGADLVAAWPTAEIAVMGPEGAANIIFRKEIESAPNPEEKRKELVKLYRDTFANPYVAASRGYIDAIIEPVKTREWIAKALEICRTKVQSLPKKKHGNIPL, from the coding sequence ATGGAAGAGCTGATCAGAAATCTCAGAGAGCTCGAACAGAAAATCGAGCTCGGCGGAGGAACTGAAAGGATAGAAAAGCAACACGCACAGGGTAAACTGACGGCCAGGGAGAGGATCTCACTCCTGCTCGATGAAGGATCTTTCGTGGAGATAGACAAGTTCGTCAAGCACAGGGCCACGGCGTTCGGTCTGGACAAGGAAGAGCTTCCCTGTGACGGGGTTGTGACGGGCATCGGAAAGATCAACGGGAGGATGGTCGCCGTCTTCTCGCAGGATTTCACCGTGATGGGTGGTTCGCTGGGTGAGATGCACGCAAAGAAAATCATGAAGCTCATGGATTTAGCGATGGAGCTGGGCATTCCACTGATCGGTATCAACGATTCGGGAGGAGCGAGGATTCAGGAAGGTGTGGATTCGTTGTTCGGCTATGGGGGAATCTTCTACAGAAACACCCTCGCATCCGGTGTGATACCCCAGATCACGCTCATCGCCGGACCGTGCGCGGGAGGAGCGGTGTACTCACCCGCGATAACAGACTTCGTCGTGATGATAGACAAAACTGCCAAGATGTTCATAACCGGTCCCAGCGTCATCAAGGCCGTCACAGGAGAAGAGATCAGCCAGGAAGACCTCGGCGGTGCGTACGTCCACAACTCCAAGAGTGGAAACGCACATTTCCTGGCGACCAGCGAGCAGGAAGCCATTGAGATCATCAAAAAGCTCCTTTCTTACATCCCGCAGAACAATCTGGAAGAACCCGAGTACATCCCCGGGGACTATTCGCTTTCCATGAGCGAAGAGATCAACAACGTCGTGCCTGTGGAGCCCACAAAGAGTTACGACGTTCGAAAAGTCATCGAGATGGTCGTGGACGAGGGTAGCTTTTTCGAGGTGCACAAGCATTACGCTCGAAACATCGTCGTGGGCTTTGCGAGGATCGCGGGTATGAGCGTGGGAATCGTTGCGAACCAGCCTTCGGTGCTCGCAGGCTCGCTCGACATAGATTCTTCCGACAAAGCCGCCAGGTTCATACGCTTCCTCGATTGCTTCAACATACCCATCGTAACGTTCGTGGACACGCCCGGGTATCTACCCGGTGTACAGCAGGAGCACGGCGGGATCATAAGACACGGTGCGAAACTTCTGTTCGCTTACAGCGAAGCAACCGTGCCGAAGATCACCGTTATACTGAGAAAAGCCTACGGGGGCGCGTACATCGCGATGGGCAGCAAGCATCTGGGAGCGGACCTGGTCGCTGCATGGCCAACGGCCGAAATCGCGGTTATGGGACCTGAGGGAGCCGCAAACATCATCTTCAGAAAGGAAATAGAGAGCGCGCCGAATCCCGAAGAAAAGAGGAAGGAACTGGTGAAGCTTTATCGAGACACGTTCGCAAATCCCTATGTTGCGGCATCGCGCGGATACATAGACGCGATCATAGAACCGGTGAAGACGAGGGAGTGGATCGCGAAAGCTCTGGAGATCTGCCGAACGAAGGTCCAATCTCTGCCGAAGAAGAAACATGGCAACATTCCGCTGTGA